Proteins encoded together in one Calditrichota bacterium window:
- a CDS encoding YceI family protein: protein MRLLILTLLTVCATAFAGEMFSITKGSSSNHISFTSDAPLEEVVGKTNDAAGFIMLPDDTSPGSAEVHVELATLSTGLSLRDKHMRENHLETDKYPQAVFKMTALEIPGGKLTDGQKTPVTVKGTLTLHGVEKEITPMSWLTLNGDQLSIESKFSVGLKDYNIERPEFLVMKLADEQRVEVKLVAERSQ from the coding sequence ATGAGACTTCTGATTTTGACTTTACTGACAGTCTGCGCGACGGCGTTCGCAGGCGAGATGTTCTCGATCACCAAAGGCAGCTCTTCCAATCATATTTCCTTCACGAGCGATGCTCCGCTGGAAGAAGTTGTCGGCAAAACCAATGACGCGGCCGGATTCATCATGCTTCCCGACGACACGAGTCCCGGTTCAGCGGAGGTTCATGTTGAACTTGCGACGCTCTCTACGGGCCTAAGTTTGCGTGACAAACACATGCGCGAGAATCATCTCGAAACCGACAAGTACCCGCAGGCCGTCTTTAAGATGACGGCGCTCGAAATTCCCGGCGGCAAGTTAACCGACGGCCAGAAGACTCCTGTAACCGTCAAAGGAACGCTGACGCTGCACGGCGTTGAAAAGGAAATCACTCCCATGTCTTGGCTGACGTTGAACGGCGACCAACTGAGCATTGAATCCAAATTTAGTGTTGGGCTGAAAGATTATAATATCGAGCGTCCTGAGTTCTTGGTGATGAAACTTGCCGACGAACAGCGAGTTGAAGTCAAACTCGTCGCCGAACGCTCCCAATAA
- a CDS encoding VWA domain-containing protein — protein sequence MKNARLAFLFGLLVAITAQAQLIDVAPDHVGPPDRYPPSPTPVSWAVESRFVDMQIRNQFASVTVTETLLNTCGRMFEAEYYMPIPADASVDQLTLTVNGQELSGEILSADQARARYEDIVRRKRDPALLEYAGLGCIRVKAFPLEPGKPATLTMHYSMLCPKEGDVVELQFPLATARHSSAPVKEVKVVANIHGQSDLLNIYSPTVDIDTKYRGDRDATVTYSTTNCYPASDFVVYFTEDNSDIGATFLTYFPDRDKDGFYMMLVSPNHRASSGTPIAKDILLVLDRSGSMGGEKIAQARDAARFVINNLNSGDRFDIITYNDGIESCFSALKSATRTNREMALADVDRVEAGGGTNIHDALAVAMDELVASSQQASLGASATRPAYVLFLTDGLPTVGIRDEQRIIDDTREANDLNARLFCFGVGYDVNVRLLDNLSSEEGGKTAYVKPDEDIEAKVASLYSKIKNPVMTGMQAVVGGFRLRDRLPDQLRDLFENDQIVQVGRISNDGDGNRSTSLKISGTYLGDKETFSYPVEVNTNNRRASYKFIEKLWGQRRVAYLLNEVRLKGQNEELVNEIVELATRYGIVTPYTSFLADENQRLSDAGALRQDVSNKSRALHDEITGEAPQLTAQALEVTIMAKKSPTVKLDVAGKARRLSAAPGFAMDEKSMESIQQIGGETFYKRSGYWIQSTLTNIDVEKDLGKYAHVKRFSEDYFSLLNTCTADESALLAGQSDGEKYLVSIGGKAVVIE from the coding sequence ATGAAGAACGCAAGACTTGCTTTCTTGTTCGGACTATTGGTTGCCATCACGGCACAGGCGCAATTAATCGACGTCGCGCCTGATCACGTTGGGCCGCCGGACCGCTACCCCCCTTCGCCGACTCCCGTTTCTTGGGCAGTCGAATCCCGTTTCGTAGACATGCAGATTCGCAATCAATTCGCGTCCGTGACCGTCACGGAAACGCTTTTGAATACGTGCGGCCGAATGTTTGAAGCGGAATACTATATGCCCATTCCCGCCGATGCAAGCGTGGATCAACTCACGTTGACCGTCAACGGTCAAGAGCTGTCCGGAGAAATTCTTTCCGCCGACCAAGCCCGCGCCCGATATGAAGACATCGTGCGCCGCAAACGCGATCCCGCGTTGCTGGAATACGCCGGACTCGGCTGCATTCGAGTCAAAGCATTTCCACTTGAACCCGGTAAGCCCGCCACGCTGACCATGCACTACTCGATGTTATGTCCCAAAGAAGGGGACGTGGTTGAGCTGCAGTTCCCACTTGCGACCGCGCGGCACTCATCGGCGCCGGTCAAGGAAGTCAAAGTCGTCGCGAATATTCACGGTCAATCCGATCTGTTGAATATCTATTCACCGACCGTCGACATTGACACAAAGTATCGCGGCGACCGTGACGCGACCGTGACCTATTCCACGACGAATTGCTATCCGGCGTCCGATTTCGTGGTATATTTCACCGAGGACAACTCGGACATCGGCGCGACGTTCCTGACCTATTTCCCGGACCGCGATAAAGACGGATTTTATATGATGCTCGTGTCTCCGAACCACCGTGCAAGCTCCGGCACGCCGATCGCGAAAGACATTTTGCTTGTGCTCGACCGTTCGGGGTCCATGGGTGGAGAAAAAATCGCGCAAGCGCGTGACGCCGCCCGGTTTGTAATCAACAATCTGAATTCGGGTGACCGTTTCGATATCATCACCTACAACGACGGGATCGAGTCCTGTTTTAGCGCGCTGAAGTCGGCCACGAGAACGAATCGCGAAATGGCTCTCGCCGATGTCGACAGAGTGGAGGCCGGCGGCGGAACAAACATTCACGACGCGCTCGCGGTTGCGATGGACGAATTGGTTGCCTCGAGTCAGCAAGCGTCGCTCGGAGCTTCGGCGACACGTCCGGCCTATGTGCTGTTTCTTACGGACGGTTTGCCGACGGTTGGAATTCGTGACGAACAGCGCATCATTGACGACACGCGAGAAGCCAACGATTTGAACGCGCGCTTGTTTTGTTTCGGCGTCGGTTACGATGTTAACGTGCGGCTCTTGGACAATCTCTCAAGTGAGGAAGGCGGCAAAACAGCATACGTCAAACCCGACGAAGATATCGAAGCCAAAGTCGCGTCGCTATATTCGAAGATCAAGAATCCGGTCATGACCGGCATGCAAGCCGTGGTGGGAGGGTTCCGCTTGCGCGACCGGCTCCCGGATCAGCTTCGCGATTTGTTTGAAAACGATCAGATCGTTCAAGTCGGTCGCATCAGCAACGACGGTGACGGAAATCGCAGCACGTCTTTGAAGATTTCCGGCACATATCTCGGAGACAAGGAAACGTTCTCGTATCCTGTGGAAGTCAACACCAACAATCGTCGCGCAAGCTACAAGTTCATCGAGAAACTCTGGGGACAGCGGCGCGTCGCCTATTTGCTCAATGAAGTGCGGCTGAAAGGTCAAAACGAAGAACTTGTGAACGAAATCGTGGAACTTGCCACGCGCTACGGTATCGTTACGCCCTACACGAGTTTCCTCGCCGACGAAAATCAGAGACTTTCCGACGCGGGCGCTCTGCGTCAGGACGTCTCCAACAAGTCACGCGCACTACACGATGAAATTACGGGTGAAGCTCCGCAACTGACCGCACAGGCGCTGGAGGTGACGATCATGGCCAAGAAGTCGCCGACGGTCAAGCTGGACGTTGCTGGAAAGGCAAGACGGCTATCTGCCGCCCCGGGTTTTGCCATGGACGAAAAATCGATGGAGTCGATTCAACAGATTGGCGGCGAGACGTTTTACAAACGCAGCGGTTACTGGATACAATCGACGCTCACGAATATCGACGTCGAAAAGGACCTCGGCAAGTATGCGCACGTCAAGCGCTTTTCCGAGGACTACTTCTCCCTTTTGAACACGTGCACGGCGGACGAGAGCGCGTTGCTTGCAGGTCAAAGTGATGGAGAAAAGTATCTGGTCTCCATCGGAGGAAAAGCCGTCGTTATCGAGTAG
- a CDS encoding efflux RND transporter periplasmic adaptor subunit produces the protein MKRFVNFVAPALLAASTFLSGCMGGGWGGGWSMPPTPVETTHATREAVTDRLETIGTITADEAVTLVAEVGGTISRIPYEEGGTVKRDELIAQIDDGELRAQLDRAEALRDQAKAAYDRIKKIDEQGAGSAQGLEDADAAFRVAQANYDYAKAQYDKSRITAPFAGLIGARKVSPGEYVQPGTAIADLARVDQLRVEFTVPEKYFPDLTVGSEILLRTAAFPDEAVGNVIVIEPRVDQSTRSVGVVARLENPEGKYRPGMSANVAVTIGHRDQALTIASEAIFLEQNQPYVYVVKDDSTVVKTSLKLGSRGREMVEVVSGIDASQAVVKAGQQKIFDGAKVMPVSNIDSAETAQRQAQEMKADSGAGQ, from the coding sequence ATGAAACGGTTTGTGAATTTCGTTGCGCCTGCTCTTTTGGCGGCGAGTACATTTTTGTCCGGTTGCATGGGCGGCGGCTGGGGTGGCGGTTGGTCGATGCCGCCCACACCAGTGGAAACCACTCATGCTACGCGCGAGGCTGTGACGGACAGATTGGAAACTATCGGCACGATCACGGCAGATGAGGCCGTTACTTTAGTTGCTGAAGTTGGCGGGACGATCTCGCGAATTCCGTATGAAGAAGGCGGCACAGTCAAACGCGACGAACTGATCGCGCAAATCGACGACGGAGAATTGCGGGCGCAGCTTGACCGCGCCGAAGCGCTGCGTGATCAAGCGAAAGCGGCGTATGACCGCATCAAAAAAATTGACGAACAAGGCGCAGGCTCCGCACAGGGACTTGAAGACGCGGACGCCGCATTTCGAGTGGCGCAGGCAAATTACGATTACGCGAAGGCACAATACGACAAGTCGCGCATAACCGCGCCTTTTGCCGGACTTATCGGCGCGCGTAAGGTCAGTCCGGGTGAATATGTGCAGCCGGGAACCGCGATTGCGGATTTGGCGCGCGTGGACCAGCTTCGTGTCGAATTTACTGTTCCTGAAAAGTACTTTCCGGACTTAACGGTCGGATCGGAGATTCTCCTTAGAACGGCAGCGTTCCCCGATGAAGCGGTCGGAAACGTGATCGTAATTGAGCCGCGAGTTGATCAATCCACCCGCAGCGTCGGAGTAGTGGCGCGGCTTGAAAATCCCGAGGGGAAGTACCGGCCGGGCATGTCAGCCAACGTTGCCGTGACGATTGGACATCGGGATCAAGCATTGACAATCGCGAGCGAAGCGATCTTCCTCGAACAGAACCAGCCGTACGTCTACGTCGTGAAAGATGATTCTACGGTGGTGAAGACGTCGTTGAAGTTGGGAAGCCGCGGACGAGAAATGGTTGAGGTTGTCAGCGGCATTGACGCTTCGCAAGCGGTCGTCAAGGCCGGCCAGCAGAAGATTTTTGACGGAGCCAAAGTGATGCCCGTGTCAAATATCGATTCAGCCGAAACGGCGCAGCGACAGGCACAAGAGATGAAAGCTGACAGCGGAGCCGGTCAATGA
- a CDS encoding efflux RND transporter permease subunit encodes MKLSDVSIRRPVFASVMSLTIILFGVISFLRLPVREYPDIDPPIVSVVTLYRGASANVVETEITDVLEEQFATLSGVKTLTSSSKEEGSVITIEFELSRDVEEAANDVRDKVARSRGLLPREVDDPIVDKVDANAQPIVWLGLSSDRDDVLRLTEVADLALKERLQRLDGVGSVFIGGERKYAMRIWLDPMRMAARQITSSDIEAAVARENAEIPGGRIEGTEREFSVRTRGEVSTPEQFSNIIVQQSADGIVRLSDVATVEVGAEDDRTVTRYNGQPAVGIGIVKQSKASTVDVARAVRELLPELEKSLPPGMKLHVAYDSSLFIEDSINEVAETILIAMCLVILVVLMFMKSLRATVIPTLAIPVSIVGTFTVIYFAGFTINILTLLGLVLAIGLVVDDAIVVLENIFRHMEMGKSKMRAALDGTKEIAFAVIATTMTLVAVFVPVAFLTGSVGRLFREFGFTVAIAVAISGFVALSLTPMFSSRILKPIHGTNSGWAARSFDAFFEWLNRTYERILNFALRHRLATIITAVLLVLISGALFKFMPSELVPTEDRGIGFGILLAPEGSTLQYTDRNMKKVEDILLNLPERKGLFTATGLGFQGPGRVTDGFLFLNLGSSTERERSQQDIVGELFPQLFAIPGVMAFVINPPSLGQFSSSPIEYVLQADSYEELNQAMNVLTMSANKLGYLYNTNSDLKLDKPELSIEIDRDRASQLGVSTSEIGSALQSLLGGKVISNFKRGTKQYDVIMQLRSSDRATPDVIEGVYVRGNGGLVQLANVVNVSEISGPKELNHFNRRRSATFTANLFPFVSLGKALDDLDNIKATSLPKNVTREFAGQSLEFKDSSTGLYYFFLLALVFIFLVLAAQFESFMHPFTILLSVPLAVFGALVSLFAFGQSLNIYSQIGLIMLIGLVSKNSILIVEFANQLRARGHEAMKAVVEASVIRLRPILMTSFATVFGILPIAIGLGAGGEARKPLGIAVVGGLLFSTFLTLVLVPVVYSLVARFSPVHDPDKVIEEADKANELLLQQHAS; translated from the coding sequence ATGAAATTAAGCGACGTATCTATTCGCCGCCCGGTCTTCGCTTCGGTGATGAGCCTAACGATTATCTTGTTCGGGGTCATCTCGTTCTTGCGATTGCCTGTGCGCGAATACCCCGATATCGACCCGCCCATCGTGTCGGTCGTGACTCTGTATCGCGGTGCGAGCGCGAATGTCGTTGAAACTGAAATCACGGACGTTCTTGAAGAGCAGTTTGCCACGCTTTCCGGTGTGAAGACCTTGACTTCGTCGAGCAAGGAAGAAGGCTCGGTCATCACGATCGAATTCGAACTATCGCGCGACGTAGAAGAAGCTGCAAATGACGTCCGCGACAAGGTAGCGCGCAGTCGCGGTTTGCTGCCGCGGGAAGTTGACGATCCGATTGTGGACAAAGTGGACGCGAACGCGCAGCCGATTGTGTGGTTGGGGCTCTCGAGCGACCGCGACGATGTTCTGAGACTGACGGAAGTCGCGGATTTGGCTTTGAAGGAACGTCTGCAAAGATTGGACGGCGTCGGTTCTGTGTTTATCGGTGGCGAGCGAAAATACGCGATGCGGATTTGGCTCGATCCGATGCGGATGGCGGCACGGCAGATTACTTCAAGCGACATCGAAGCCGCCGTGGCACGTGAGAACGCGGAAATTCCCGGCGGCCGAATTGAAGGCACGGAACGCGAGTTTTCGGTGCGTACGCGTGGAGAAGTCAGCACGCCGGAGCAATTCTCGAATATCATTGTACAGCAATCCGCGGACGGCATCGTGAGGCTGAGCGACGTCGCAACGGTGGAGGTTGGGGCTGAAGACGATCGCACCGTAACTCGCTACAACGGACAGCCCGCGGTGGGTATCGGTATTGTCAAGCAATCGAAGGCGTCGACGGTTGACGTCGCGCGGGCCGTGCGGGAACTGCTGCCTGAGCTTGAGAAATCATTGCCTCCGGGGATGAAACTGCACGTCGCCTACGACTCGTCGTTGTTCATTGAAGACTCCATCAACGAGGTAGCCGAGACGATATTGATCGCGATGTGCCTTGTGATCTTGGTCGTGCTGATGTTCATGAAGAGTCTGCGCGCCACAGTGATTCCGACGCTGGCAATTCCAGTTTCAATCGTCGGCACATTTACCGTCATCTATTTTGCCGGTTTCACGATCAACATTTTGACCTTGCTGGGACTTGTGCTTGCGATCGGACTTGTGGTCGACGACGCGATTGTCGTGCTTGAGAACATTTTCCGGCATATGGAAATGGGCAAGAGCAAAATGCGCGCGGCGTTGGACGGTACGAAGGAAATCGCGTTTGCGGTGATCGCGACTACAATGACCTTGGTGGCCGTGTTCGTGCCAGTGGCGTTCTTGACGGGATCGGTGGGACGTTTGTTCCGCGAATTCGGTTTCACCGTCGCAATCGCGGTGGCGATTTCAGGATTTGTGGCATTGAGTTTGACTCCGATGTTCAGCTCGCGAATCCTGAAACCGATTCACGGCACGAATTCAGGTTGGGCGGCGCGTTCGTTTGACGCGTTTTTCGAGTGGCTCAACAGAACATACGAGCGAATACTGAATTTCGCTTTGCGGCACAGATTGGCGACCATTATCACCGCCGTGCTGCTGGTATTGATCAGCGGCGCATTGTTCAAGTTCATGCCCAGCGAATTGGTGCCGACGGAAGACCGTGGTATCGGTTTCGGTATCTTGCTCGCTCCGGAAGGTTCGACGCTGCAGTATACCGACCGGAACATGAAAAAGGTCGAGGACATTCTGCTGAACTTGCCGGAAAGGAAAGGGCTGTTTACCGCGACCGGTTTGGGTTTTCAGGGACCGGGCCGAGTCACCGACGGATTTTTATTTTTGAATCTGGGATCATCCACTGAACGCGAGAGGTCGCAGCAAGATATTGTGGGCGAGCTGTTTCCGCAACTGTTCGCGATTCCCGGCGTGATGGCATTCGTGATTAATCCGCCAAGTCTTGGTCAATTCTCGTCGAGCCCGATCGAATACGTGCTGCAAGCGGACAGCTACGAAGAACTCAACCAAGCCATGAATGTGCTGACGATGTCGGCGAATAAGTTGGGGTATCTTTACAATACGAATTCCGACTTGAAGCTTGACAAGCCGGAACTCAGCATCGAGATTGACCGGGACCGCGCTTCGCAGCTTGGAGTTTCCACGAGCGAAATCGGTTCCGCGCTGCAGTCGCTTTTGGGTGGAAAGGTGATCAGCAATTTCAAACGCGGCACGAAACAATACGACGTGATTATGCAGCTCCGGAGCTCCGATCGAGCGACGCCGGACGTGATCGAAGGAGTCTACGTGCGCGGAAACGGCGGGCTCGTTCAGCTTGCCAACGTCGTGAATGTATCGGAGATTTCGGGACCGAAGGAGCTTAATCACTTCAACCGCAGGCGCTCCGCGACGTTCACGGCGAACTTGTTCCCCTTTGTTTCGTTGGGCAAAGCTCTGGACGATCTGGACAACATCAAGGCCACGAGCCTGCCGAAAAACGTGACGCGCGAATTCGCGGGACAGTCGCTGGAATTCAAGGATTCGAGCACAGGACTATATTACTTCTTCCTACTCGCACTTGTGTTTATCTTCCTCGTTTTGGCCGCGCAGTTCGAGAGTTTTATGCATCCGTTTACGATTCTGCTTTCCGTTCCCTTGGCGGTCTTCGGCGCATTAGTGTCGCTGTTTGCGTTTGGGCAGTCCTTGAACATCTATTCTCAAATCGGGTTGATCATGCTCATCGGACTGGTGAGTAAGAACTCGATTCTGATTGTGGAGTTCGCGAACCAACTGCGCGCACGCGGACATGAAGCCATGAAGGCCGTGGTGGAAGCCTCCGTCATCAGATTGCGGCCAATTTTGATGACGTCATTCGCCACTGTGTTTGGAATCCTGCCAATTGCGATAGGACTTGGCGCGGGCGGCGAAGCGCGAAAGCCGTTGGGCATCGCCGTCGTCGGCGGACTGTTGTTCTCGACATTTTTGACGCTCGTGCTGGTGCCGGTCGTGTATTCGCTGGTTGCGAGATTCTCGCCGGTGCATGATCCTGACAAAGTGATCGAAGAGGCGGACAAGGCTAACGAACTGTTGCTGCAACAGCACGCAAGCTGA
- a CDS encoding OmpA family protein, translating into MKSILVSAFGLLTLLFSATACAAAEGDVDGCSDLPLFNRLKDYIIDQCTSEDFGFFEFPLSADSVVREEGQYWLVDYYVKEGGKPLSQLAIVRNFQNAIQEAGGKVLYVNDEDWWRVTGLFSKNGAETWVCVASRDLGSGYTVFAVQKGEMVQEITANAMLDSLVTKGRISLAINFNTGKSTIQSESLILVEQMAELLNDNANLNVEIQGHTDNVGKPDANMTLSDARAASVKQALVERGIESSRMSTIGFGDTKPVASNNTEEGRAANRRVVLVKK; encoded by the coding sequence ATGAAATCTATTCTGGTCTCCGCCTTCGGCTTGCTCACCCTTCTGTTCTCAGCGACCGCCTGCGCGGCCGCGGAGGGAGATGTTGACGGCTGCAGTGACTTGCCATTGTTCAACCGCCTCAAGGACTACATAATCGACCAGTGTACGTCAGAGGACTTCGGTTTCTTCGAGTTTCCGTTAAGTGCGGATTCAGTCGTTAGGGAAGAAGGTCAATATTGGCTCGTAGATTACTATGTAAAAGAAGGTGGCAAGCCACTTTCGCAATTGGCAATTGTACGTAACTTCCAGAATGCGATCCAGGAGGCCGGCGGGAAGGTTCTCTATGTAAACGATGAAGATTGGTGGCGTGTGACCGGACTCTTCAGCAAGAACGGTGCGGAGACTTGGGTTTGTGTTGCGTCCCGCGATCTTGGTTCAGGATACACCGTATTCGCAGTGCAGAAGGGCGAGATGGTTCAGGAAATAACGGCAAATGCCATGTTAGATTCCTTAGTCACGAAGGGCCGCATTTCACTTGCCATTAACTTCAATACGGGCAAGTCGACCATCCAAAGCGAGTCCTTGATACTCGTTGAGCAAATGGCTGAGCTTCTGAATGACAACGCAAATCTAAACGTCGAAATACAAGGTCACACGGACAATGTCGGCAAACCAGACGCAAACATGACTCTTTCGGACGCTCGCGCTGCCAGTGTCAAGCAGGCGCTCGTCGAGAGAGGCATCGAATCAAGCCGGATGTCCACCATAGGTTTTGGTGACACCAAACCCGTTGCATCGAATAACACTGAAGAAGGACGGGCGGCAAACCGCCGCGTGGTACTCGTTAAGAAGTAG
- a CDS encoding TolC family protein: MRCVLLFLIALISWLPARAADFDVTKIQPDSALSQALAELEGDGITLEEVERLALVNSTLAIDAREALASARGLLNRERGGFDPRLFGEISSASAKQPSASPFSGAAVLNPKSTSGEVGARITLPVGTELEASVVGTKQETNSTFASLNPEYDATGILTFRQPLLKGFGPAAWANRAQAQKNYDAAKLRYDNAMQSVRAQAEAAYWDLYAAERDVAVSVVTRDLAMSLMHEANVRADAGLDGPNQVNNAMVFLADQELNLLDAQDNLTRVSDALSSFIGQRPPSGIRFRTTGVPPQIENSEQQDSVVARAMKTNLGLQAARLDVDGLKAYSRAASWNALPQLDLFGALGGNGLAGTGRDVIFGADTLRNTLDTKFGDALDQALKRDYPSWMIGLRLNVPILQRGPQGERNRLRAEVNRAEQQYVEAERTLEEQVRAAHRELKNGQNRLQLSEENVKATLDQVRIGMIEYKGGKVTAFELVRLGADLANAQRRYSKTLVRTAKAAAQLKVLAPRPE; this comes from the coding sequence ATGCGGTGTGTCTTATTATTCTTAATTGCTTTAATTTCTTGGCTGCCGGCGCGTGCGGCAGACTTTGATGTCACGAAAATCCAACCGGATAGTGCACTCTCGCAAGCACTCGCCGAGCTTGAAGGCGACGGCATAACTCTCGAGGAAGTTGAGAGGCTTGCATTGGTGAATTCAACGCTCGCGATTGATGCGCGCGAAGCCCTTGCCTCGGCAAGAGGACTCCTGAATCGGGAAAGAGGCGGCTTTGACCCAAGGCTCTTCGGTGAAATCAGCTCAGCGTCTGCAAAACAGCCATCGGCCTCTCCCTTCTCGGGTGCGGCAGTGTTGAACCCGAAATCCACGTCCGGGGAAGTCGGAGCGAGAATCACTTTGCCTGTGGGAACAGAGCTTGAGGCCTCCGTAGTCGGGACAAAGCAAGAAACAAACTCCACTTTTGCGTCGCTGAATCCGGAGTACGACGCGACCGGGATATTGACTTTTAGGCAACCTCTGCTGAAAGGATTCGGTCCGGCCGCGTGGGCCAATCGTGCACAGGCCCAGAAGAACTACGATGCCGCGAAACTGCGATATGATAATGCGATGCAATCCGTCCGCGCACAAGCGGAAGCGGCATATTGGGATTTGTATGCCGCGGAACGAGACGTCGCCGTGAGTGTCGTCACTCGTGATTTGGCGATGTCGTTGATGCACGAAGCGAACGTGCGGGCGGACGCCGGACTCGACGGCCCCAACCAGGTGAATAATGCGATGGTTTTCTTGGCCGATCAAGAATTGAATTTACTGGACGCGCAAGACAATTTGACACGAGTCAGCGACGCACTTTCCTCGTTTATTGGACAGCGCCCTCCGTCGGGAATTCGTTTTCGAACGACAGGTGTTCCTCCGCAGATTGAGAATTCCGAGCAACAGGACAGCGTCGTTGCGCGAGCCATGAAAACGAACCTCGGCCTGCAAGCTGCGCGGCTGGACGTGGACGGACTCAAAGCATACTCACGCGCGGCATCGTGGAACGCGCTGCCACAGCTTGATCTGTTCGGAGCGCTGGGAGGAAATGGCCTCGCCGGTACCGGACGCGACGTGATTTTCGGTGCGGATACGCTGCGTAATACTCTTGATACGAAGTTCGGTGACGCGCTGGATCAGGCTCTCAAACGAGATTACCCATCGTGGATGATTGGACTCAGGTTGAATGTTCCGATTCTTCAGCGTGGGCCGCAGGGCGAGCGAAACAGGTTGCGAGCGGAAGTGAACCGCGCTGAACAGCAGTACGTCGAGGCGGAACGAACTCTTGAAGAGCAAGTCCGCGCTGCGCATCGGGAACTTAAAAACGGACAGAACCGGCTCCAGCTTTCGGAAGAAAATGTGAAAGCCACTCTCGATCAAGTGCGCATTGGAATGATCGAATACAAGGGCGGCAAGGTGACGGCGTTTGAACTCGTTCGGCTGGGTGCGGATCTGGCGAATGCCCAACGGCGCTATTCGAAGACACTGGTGAGAACCGCAAAAGCGGCGGCACAGCTTAAAGTCTTGGCACCGCGTCCCGAATAA
- a CDS encoding sigma-54-dependent Fis family transcriptional regulator yields MSTGLLTSEQVLAAGQKLLELRPLEEVFNTVLETAAQAMHAETAMIILANNGSLSLAAVRQNTGDARSLDEVSQSLVKESIDGNKPILTESAVEDPRFSGKSSIILQHIQSAAIVPLSGRNAVEGALYLDSRSDRDLFRKENLAPLATLAAFATLAIENARRYDRARSEIAALKSNDVKRLLVGDSHSMRELYGLIARVSPTDLPVIINGESGTGKELIAREIHRNSPRVDKPFLALYCGNVSPELFESELFGHKKGSFTGATMDKQGLVEAAEGGTLFLDEVADIPMSLQAKLLRYLQESEYRRVGDVEIRKANVRIVTATNKDLQTEIEAGRFREDLFYRLFILPITSPPLRERRSDIPLLVHHFLRKTGSKVTGISPEALRRLQTYSWPGNVRELENTIVRAAVITRSDRIEVEDISHQAISKDSSGNEDLSWKAAEKTHILQVLDLCGGNRSKAALMLGVSRRYLHYKLKEWEEQVS; encoded by the coding sequence ATGAGCACTGGTCTTCTAACCTCCGAACAAGTCCTCGCGGCGGGACAAAAACTCCTCGAGTTAAGGCCGCTTGAAGAAGTTTTCAACACCGTGCTCGAAACGGCGGCGCAGGCGATGCACGCCGAGACGGCGATGATTATTCTCGCGAATAACGGATCACTATCGCTGGCCGCCGTACGGCAAAACACGGGTGACGCTCGCTCGCTCGACGAAGTCTCGCAGAGTTTGGTCAAGGAATCCATCGACGGCAACAAGCCAATTCTTACCGAAAGCGCCGTCGAAGATCCGCGCTTCTCCGGCAAGTCGTCGATCATTTTGCAGCACATTCAATCCGCCGCCATCGTCCCGCTGTCGGGCCGTAACGCCGTCGAAGGCGCGCTTTATCTGGATAGCCGCTCCGACCGCGATCTCTTCCGCAAAGAAAACCTTGCGCCGCTGGCGACGCTGGCCGCTTTTGCGACGTTGGCCATAGAAAATGCCCGCCGCTACGACCGTGCGCGGAGCGAGATTGCGGCATTGAAATCCAATGACGTCAAACGCTTGTTAGTTGGAGACAGTCACTCCATGCGCGAACTCTACGGATTGATCGCGCGGGTATCTCCAACGGACCTTCCTGTCATCATCAACGGTGAATCCGGCACCGGCAAAGAGCTGATCGCCCGCGAGATTCATCGCAACAGTCCGCGCGTCGATAAACCGTTTCTCGCTCTTTATTGCGGAAATGTGTCCCCCGAGCTCTTCGAGAGCGAGCTCTTTGGTCACAAAAAGGGCAGCTTCACCGGTGCCACGATGGACAAACAAGGTCTGGTCGAAGCGGCTGAAGGGGGGACACTCTTCCTTGACGAAGTCGCCGATATTCCGATGTCCCTGCAGGCCAAGCTCCTGCGCTACCTGCAGGAATCAGAGTACAGACGAGTCGGCGACGTCGAAATTCGCAAAGCCAACGTTCGTATCGTCACCGCAACGAACAAGGATCTCCAAACCGAAATCGAAGCGGGCCGTTTCCGGGAGGACCTCTTCTACCGGTTATTTATTCTTCCAATCACGTCTCCACCGTTGCGCGAACGTCGGTCGGACATCCCCCTGCTCGTCCACCATTTTTTGCGCAAAACAGGCAGCAAGGTGACCGGAATCTCCCCTGAAGCCCTGCGCCGGCTGCAGACCTACTCGTGGCCCGGGAACGTCCGTGAGCTTGAAAACACCATCGTCCGTGCCGCTGTCATTACGCGGAGTGACCGCATCGAAGTCGAAGACATCTCGCATCAGGCGATCAGCAAAGATTCTTCCGGCAATGAAGACTTAAGCTGGAAAGCCGCCGAAAAAACCCATATCTTGCAGGTGCTTGATCTCTGCGGCGGCAATCGCTCCAAAGCGGCGCTCATGCTCGGCGTATCGCGCCGCTATCTGCACTACAAATTAAAAGAGTGGGAAGAACAGGTTTCCTGA